TGCGGGGACGACGCCGTCCGGGCGGGGTGTAGATGTCGGCGGCGGTCAGGAGCCGGGTGAAGATCTGGTGCACGCCGCGGTGCTGGACTCGCCGGCCGGTAGCGGTCAGAAAGTACCCGGGCGAGATCGGGCTCGGGCAGAGCCGGTCACGGCGCGCGGCATAGCGGGCGAGCATCGCCGCTGTGGTGGGGTGCAGCGGGATCAGGCGGGTCTGATCGTTCTTCCCGGTCACCGTCACCGCCGACGCGTGTTCGTCGACGTCGCCGCGGTCGAGAGCCAGGGCCTCGCCCACGCGCAGCCCGCTCGCGGCCAGCAGACTGATCAGTGCCTGCATCGTGGCCGACGGCAGCGGCGCCGCGATCGTGCCGGCCGCGTGCACCAACGCCGCGATCTCCTTGACCGAGTAGTGGTAAGGGGTTGGCCGATGCGCCCGGCCGGGTAGCAGCCCCGCTGGTGGAATCTGGCAGTCCGGGTCGAACGCCGCCAGGTAGCGGGCGAAGCCTCGCACGATCGCCAGCCGCCGCTGCCGGTGCGCGGCGCTGATGTCCTCGGGCTGGCTCGCCCACGCCACCGCCTCGGCGATAGTGACGCTCCGATGGCCAGCGCGGTCGAGCCGGGCGGCGAAATCCAGCAACAGCCGGCCGTCCTGACACAGCTTGAAACCCAAGCCGCGACGCATCGCCAAATACTGTTCCGCCCAGGTTCGCAGGCTCATCGCGGGGCCCCCTGCGGAGAGGGCCGGGCCAACTCGGCCAGCCGAGCCTGGTCCAGCCGGGCATAGATCGCCGTGGTGCGCTGCTGGGCGTGCCGCAGCAACTGCCCGATCTCCTCCATCGACGCGCCGGCCGCCAGCAGATCGCAGGCCGCAGCGTGCCGCATCCCGTGCGGCCCGAACCGGGACACCCCGGCCCGCGCGCACGCGGCACCGACCAGCACGGTGACCGACGCGGTCGCCAACCCGGTGAACGGCGCTTTCACCGTGATGAAGACGTTGGGCGCGGCGGTAACCGGCCGCGCGTGCACCAGATAGTCGGCGACCGCCGCACCGACATCAGCCGGCAACGGCAGCACATCGACCCGACCGCCCTTGCCGCGCACGGTCAACTCGCCCGACCGCCAGTCGACATCGGCCAACTCCAGCCGGGCCACCTCGCCACCGCGCACCGCCAGACGGGCCAGCATCAGCAGAATCGCGAAATCCCGACGGCCGACGGCGCTGTCGCGGTCACACGCCGCCAGCACCGCCCGGACACTCTCACCGCCGGCCGACCGGGGCCGGGCCAGGTTGCGGGGCCTGCCCCGGCCAGCCGGGACTGCGCCAGCCAACCCGACCGGAACGTGCCCGGCCACGTGCAGGAACCGCAGCAACGACCGCAGCGCGGGCAGCGTCATCATGTCCAACGCCGTACTCCGCCGCCGCGTACTCCACTGCTGCACGAAATCGATGACCTGCCCGGCTGACAGCCTCGATAGCGCATCCTCCAGGGGCTCGGACAGCCCAGCCAGAAACGTTCGAGCGCATCGCAGATAGTGCTTCACGGTGCCCGCGGACAGCCCGCGCTCGTCTTCCAAGTAGCGGCGGTACTCGCCCACCAGCACATCTGCCGGTGTCACTGCCACCATCACAGCCGGCGGCGGGACTACCCGCAGCCGGCGCAGGTACTCCAACAGAGGCGCCAACGCCCGCCCGCCGACTCTCACCGAGACACCGGCCGACCGGCGCTCCCGTTGGAACTTCCGCACGACCTCGCTGGTCAGCTCGGCCGTGGCCAGGCCATGGTCGAGCAGCCAACTGCTCAGATCCGCCAACCGGTGAACGTGATCGACGATCGTGTCCGGCGAGAATCCTTGCGCCGCCAAGTCCTCACGAAGCCCGTCAGCGAACGACGCGAGCGGCCCCTGCACCGCGATCCGCCAGCGACGCCGTCCACCATCACCCATGTCCATGGTCTTCTCCTGTCTGTCGATGGACTCCACCGACCAGACACGAGAAACATTCGGCTACGACGGACAACCCGTGTGTAATGCTGCCCGG
This DNA window, taken from Sporichthyaceae bacterium, encodes the following:
- a CDS encoding tyrosine-type recombinase/integrase, coding for MESIDRQEKTMDMGDGGRRRWRIAVQGPLASFADGLREDLAAQGFSPDTIVDHVHRLADLSSWLLDHGLATAELTSEVVRKFQRERRSAGVSVRVGGRALAPLLEYLRRLRVVPPPAVMVAVTPADVLVGEYRRYLEDERGLSAGTVKHYLRCARTFLAGLSEPLEDALSRLSAGQVIDFVQQWSTRRRSTALDMMTLPALRSLLRFLHVAGHVPVGLAGAVPAGRGRPRNLARPRSAGGESVRAVLAACDRDSAVGRRDFAILLMLARLAVRGGEVARLELADVDWRSGELTVRGKGGRVDVLPLPADVGAAVADYLVHARPVTAAPNVFITVKAPFTGLATASVTVLVGAACARAGVSRFGPHGMRHAAACDLLAAGASMEEIGQLLRHAQQRTTAIYARLDQARLAELARPSPQGAPR
- a CDS encoding tyrosine-type recombinase/integrase, whose amino-acid sequence is MSLRTWAEQYLAMRRGLGFKLCQDGRLLLDFAARLDRAGHRSVTIAEAVAWASQPEDISAAHRQRRLAIVRGFARYLAAFDPDCQIPPAGLLPGRAHRPTPYHYSVKEIAALVHAAGTIAAPLPSATMQALISLLAASGLRVGEALALDRGDVDEHASAVTVTGKNDQTRLIPLHPTTAAMLARYAARRDRLCPSPISPGYFLTATGRRVQHRGVHQIFTRLLTAADIYTPPGRRRPRIHDLRHTFTVNVLIDWYQTGVDVSARLPVLSAFLGHSSPESTFWYLQATPQLLALAAHRLDAAAHPGRGEVTGP